The Bacteroidetes Order II. bacterium region CTTGCGCCATCAATACTCCCACCGTAACGCCCACTTGTAACAACAATGGTACTGCTGGCGACCCCAGTGACGACACTTTCACCTTCACCATCTCGGCTACGGGAACGGGTGTTGGGGCCAATTACAAGGTGGACAAGATTGCACCGGCACCGACTTCAACGGTATTTGCCAGCGTAAATTATGGGGCAACCAGTGCAGCCAGCAGCAGTTTCCCCATTTCGGGTGGAAACCTGACCCTTACTTTGACGGACAACACAACCGCAACTTGTACGCTTAGCCCCGTCACCGTTACCGCCCCGCCTACGTGTTCCAATGCCGCACCGGGTCAACCCGACCTAAAGCTCTTAAAAACCGCGAGTAGTGCCAGTGTTGCTCCAGGCCAAACCCTCACCTATACCCTCACGCTGACGAATGAAGGCACGGCAAGTGCTACTGGGGTGGTGGTGCGCGATGTGCTGCCCACTGCCGTTTCGTATGTCAATTCTGTGGCCAGTCAAGGTTCTTATGACAACGGTACTGGCCTCTGGACGGTTGGAACCGTGGCTGTGGGTGCCAGCTTGACCCTCACCATTACCGTGACCGTGAATTAATAACTTCCGCCGCTTCCCTCCGAGCATCACCCCGTAGCCAGTAGGTTGCGGGGTGTTTTTAATTAAGTTATCGTTATAGATAGTGCTTTTCGCTTGGAATCGAAGCAAGTTCGGTGATGAAATCGGCGATTTTCTGGGTTACATCGTGGAAATAGCGTTTACCTTTTGCAGCAGAGGCATTGGCAGGATTTCCAATGCCCGTATCTTTGGTTACAAGATGCCATTTGCGCTCGGTCCATGCCCATTTCTCTCGAAAGGCCAAAATTTGGTGTGTTTTCTCGGTCCCAGCCCCCG contains the following coding sequences:
- a CDS encoding DUF11 domain-containing protein, coding for KSGTVISTATTDANGNYYFSSATGTSTASTRYGITQLEPNMAYTVRFPTTTTVAATTYNLTTAAAGSNRLIDSNAPANGEVTVLATDIPVSGANNHSFDVGYSSTPCAINTPTVTPTCNNNGTAGDPSDDTFTFTISATGTGVGANYKVDKIAPAPTSTVFASVNYGATSAASSSFPISGGNLTLTLTDNTTATCTLSPVTVTAPPTCSNAAPGQPDLKLLKTASSASVAPGQTLTYTLTLTNEGTASATGVVVRDVLPTAVSYVNSVASQGSYDNGTGLWTVGTVAVGASLTLTITVTVN